The Bifidobacterium eulemuris genome includes a window with the following:
- the ahpC gene encoding alkyl hydroperoxide reductase subunit C: MTMLQHEITDFTANVYQNDDFHELTKADVLGHWSVFFFYPADFTFVCPTELEDLAEAYPKFKEAGCEIYSVSCDTHFVHKAWHDANEKIAKIEYPMIADPTATLARDLDTYNEADGLAERGTFILNPEGKVVAYEVISSNVGRNADELLRRVQASQFVYEHGDQVCPAKWQPGEETIEPSLDLVGMI; encoded by the coding sequence ATGACGATGCTGCAGCATGAGATCACCGATTTCACCGCGAACGTCTATCAGAACGACGACTTCCACGAGCTGACCAAGGCCGACGTGCTCGGCCACTGGTCCGTGTTCTTCTTCTACCCGGCCGACTTCACCTTCGTGTGCCCCACCGAGCTCGAGGATCTCGCCGAAGCCTATCCGAAGTTCAAGGAGGCCGGCTGCGAGATCTACTCCGTCTCCTGCGACACCCACTTCGTGCACAAGGCCTGGCACGACGCCAACGAGAAGATCGCCAAAATCGAATATCCGATGATCGCCGATCCGACCGCCACCCTCGCCCGTGACCTCGACACCTACAACGAGGCCGACGGCCTGGCCGAGCGCGGCACCTTCATCCTCAACCCCGAAGGCAAGGTCGTGGCCTACGAGGTCATCTCCTCCAACGTGGGCCGCAACGCCGACGAGCTGCTGCGCCGCGTGCAGGCATCCCAGTTCGTCTACGAGCACGGCGACCAGGTCTGCCCCGCCAAGTGGCAGCCGGGCGAGGAGACCATCGAGCCGAGCCTCGACCTGGTCGGCATGATCTGA
- a CDS encoding glutamate-5-semialdehyde dehydrogenase, with product MENFGVLHAVHLKAIAAAEAQTRLAEATAESKNALLLAIADALVERADEIESANAQDMEASRQAGMDAGKLDRLLFDAPRVKAAAEGVRHVATLPDPIGQIERGYTLPNGIRLQQTRVPIGVIGMIYEARPNVTVDVASLCLKSGNAAILRGGHAAERTNAATLRIIGEVLTERGFDAALVQSVDEYGRDGAAAMMESRGYIDVLVPRGGKGLIQAVVSKSKVPVIETGAGNVHIYMDATGDAAKALPIILNAKTQRVGVCNAAEKLLVHSEVAAEFLPQAARVLAEKGVELHADERAYAIIEAAGIEGLALVPATEEDWDTEYLALTMGVKVVDSLDEAIDHINAHSTGHTESIIAEDYSAIEAFTKRIDSAVVMVNASTRFTDGGVFGFGAELGISTQKMHARGPMGLTEMTTTKWVGYGMGQVRA from the coding sequence ATGGAGAATTTTGGAGTGTTGCACGCCGTTCACTTGAAAGCCATCGCCGCGGCCGAGGCCCAGACTCGACTGGCCGAAGCCACGGCCGAATCGAAGAACGCACTGTTGCTCGCCATCGCCGACGCTTTGGTCGAGCGTGCCGACGAGATCGAATCCGCCAACGCGCAGGATATGGAAGCCTCCCGCCAGGCCGGTATGGACGCGGGCAAGCTCGACCGTCTGCTCTTCGACGCGCCTCGCGTCAAAGCGGCGGCCGAGGGCGTGCGCCATGTGGCCACCCTGCCCGACCCGATCGGGCAGATCGAACGCGGCTACACGCTGCCCAATGGCATCCGCCTGCAGCAGACGCGCGTGCCGATCGGCGTGATTGGCATGATCTACGAGGCCCGGCCGAACGTCACCGTCGACGTGGCCAGCCTGTGCCTGAAATCCGGCAATGCGGCCATCCTGCGCGGAGGCCACGCCGCCGAACGTACGAACGCCGCCACCTTGCGGATTATCGGCGAGGTGCTGACCGAGCGTGGCTTCGACGCGGCCCTGGTGCAGTCCGTCGACGAATACGGCCGCGACGGCGCCGCCGCGATGATGGAATCGCGTGGCTATATCGACGTGTTGGTGCCCCGCGGAGGCAAGGGCCTGATCCAGGCGGTGGTCTCCAAGTCCAAAGTGCCGGTGATCGAAACCGGCGCGGGCAACGTGCATATCTACATGGACGCCACCGGAGACGCGGCCAAAGCCCTGCCGATCATCCTCAACGCGAAAACCCAACGCGTGGGCGTGTGCAACGCCGCCGAAAAACTGCTGGTGCACAGCGAAGTCGCAGCCGAATTCCTTCCCCAAGCCGCGCGCGTTCTGGCCGAAAAAGGCGTGGAACTGCATGCGGACGAACGCGCCTATGCGATCATCGAAGCCGCCGGCATCGAAGGACTGGCGCTGGTTCCCGCAACGGAGGAGGACTGGGACACCGAATATCTGGCGTTGACGATGGGCGTGAAGGTGGTCGACTCGCTGGACGAGGCCATCGACCATATCAACGCGCATTCCACCGGACACACTGAATCGATTATCGCCGAGGACTATTCGGCCATCGAGGCCTTCACCAAGCGCATCGACTCGGCGGTGGTGATGGTCAACGCCTCCACGCGGTTCACCGACGGCGGCGTGTTCGGATTCGGCGCGGAACTGGGCATCTCCACGCAGAAGATGCACGCCCGCGGACCGATGGGACTGACGGAGATGACCACAACGAAATGGGTGGGCTACGGCATGGGGCAGGTGCGCGCATGA
- a CDS encoding ABC-2 transporter permease — MNTVMQERSRIHAIHPMVNAFRLDWQRLNSGGKASSMAVYLVMLPVLALLFGLLSEGGGSSDMMMPVLGGMASGVFVMLPVYTFVYESQGMSRWMNGVIPIRRGHQVSGRYLVVLSVGLLLAVELTVSALIMAVMADAGTWRAAMEGYAANIAVIPVIYLLIESVLCPLLYRMPLQKAMLVLFGVAAALFGIGWITVELCSNVLSVTQMAVVLGALETLANLEAGSLALIAAVVDVVALVVSYACSLRIYRAKEL, encoded by the coding sequence ATGAACACTGTGATGCAGGAACGATCCCGGATCCATGCGATCCATCCGATGGTGAATGCGTTCCGTCTGGACTGGCAGCGACTGAACAGCGGCGGCAAGGCGTCGTCGATGGCCGTCTACTTGGTCATGCTGCCGGTGCTGGCGTTGCTGTTCGGCTTGTTGTCTGAAGGTGGCGGCTCGTCGGATATGATGATGCCCGTGCTGGGAGGTATGGCCTCCGGTGTGTTCGTGATGCTGCCGGTCTACACATTCGTCTACGAGAGCCAAGGCATGTCCCGTTGGATGAACGGTGTCATTCCGATTCGCCGTGGGCATCAGGTGTCGGGCCGCTATCTGGTGGTGTTATCCGTAGGGTTGCTGTTGGCCGTCGAGCTGACGGTATCCGCCCTGATTATGGCGGTGATGGCGGATGCCGGAACATGGCGTGCGGCGATGGAAGGATATGCTGCCAACATAGCCGTTATCCCGGTGATCTATCTGCTGATCGAATCGGTGCTTTGCCCGTTGCTGTACCGCATGCCTCTGCAGAAGGCGATGCTGGTGCTCTTCGGCGTGGCCGCGGCGCTGTTCGGCATCGGCTGGATTACGGTGGAACTATGCTCCAACGTATTGAGTGTCACCCAGATGGCGGTGGTGCTTGGCGCGCTCGAGACGTTGGCGAATCTGGAAGCCGGTTCCCTCGCATTGATCGCGGCCGTTGTCGATGTCGTCGCCTTGGTCGTGTCCTACGCCTGCTCGCTGCGCATCTACCGCGCCAAGGAACTCTAA
- a CDS encoding FAD-dependent oxidoreductase gives MDTKDLYDVVVIGGGPAGLTAGLYLARARYRVLIVEKDDFGGQITITDEVVNYPGVGVTSGKALTATMRRQAADFGAEFLSAEVTGLDLDGDVKTVRTTRGDLRCFGVLVATGASPRKLGFAGEAEYAGRGVAYCATCDGEFFTGREVLVIGGGFAAAEEAVFLTKYASKVTMLIREEDFTCDASVAAGAKSNPKIEIHYETVLDGVSAGSGGLREATLRSVATGETRTWKPADDGTFGVFVFAGYVPATALVRGLVELDEQGYVVTDQFGRTSVDGVYAAGDLRQKHLRQVVTATADGAIAAVELERHAKECSERTGLVPPRPTQSVYEQQEAAAAAQAPAGTTPSPAPVKRSADKAAAKKPGELFNDNVKAQLSMVFGKMARSVTLLLELDDTPLSRELEGFVGQMAALSDGKIAVRVSDVAGELDGDGRTVFDASVPLPPARPCVRVCAAGEDGEPKPTGLAFHGVPSGHEFNSFVLGIYNASGLGQQLDADLDARIAGLDKSVDVTLLVSLTCTMCPDTVLAAQRIAAGNPRVTAEAYDISHFPELKEHYGVMSVPCIVIDREGEPQRIEFGKKSVAQMLDLIGA, from the coding sequence ATGGACACCAAGGATCTCTATGACGTCGTCGTCATCGGCGGCGGTCCGGCGGGACTGACCGCCGGCCTGTATCTGGCCCGGGCCCGATATCGTGTGCTTATCGTCGAGAAGGACGATTTCGGCGGTCAGATCACCATCACCGACGAAGTCGTGAACTACCCGGGCGTCGGTGTGACGTCCGGCAAGGCGCTCACCGCCACGATGCGCCGGCAGGCGGCCGATTTCGGCGCGGAATTCCTCTCCGCCGAAGTCACCGGACTCGACCTGGACGGCGATGTGAAAACCGTGCGCACCACGCGTGGCGACCTGCGCTGCTTCGGCGTGCTCGTCGCCACCGGCGCCAGCCCGCGCAAGCTCGGCTTCGCCGGCGAGGCGGAATACGCCGGCCGCGGCGTGGCCTACTGCGCCACCTGCGACGGCGAGTTCTTCACCGGACGTGAGGTGCTGGTGATTGGCGGTGGTTTCGCCGCGGCCGAGGAGGCCGTGTTCCTGACCAAATACGCCAGCAAGGTCACGATGCTGATCCGCGAGGAGGACTTCACCTGCGATGCCTCCGTCGCGGCCGGTGCCAAATCCAACCCCAAAATCGAAATCCATTACGAGACCGTACTCGACGGTGTGTCCGCCGGATCCGGTGGGCTGCGCGAGGCGACGCTGCGCTCCGTCGCCACCGGCGAGACCCGCACGTGGAAGCCCGCCGACGACGGCACCTTCGGCGTGTTCGTGTTCGCCGGCTACGTGCCCGCCACCGCTTTGGTGCGCGGTCTGGTCGAATTGGACGAGCAGGGCTATGTGGTCACCGACCAGTTCGGCCGGACCTCCGTCGACGGCGTGTACGCCGCGGGCGACCTGAGGCAGAAGCATCTGCGCCAGGTGGTCACGGCCACCGCCGACGGTGCGATCGCCGCGGTGGAGCTCGAACGCCATGCCAAGGAATGCTCCGAGCGCACCGGTCTGGTGCCGCCGCGCCCCACGCAATCCGTCTACGAACAGCAGGAGGCCGCGGCGGCCGCCCAGGCTCCGGCAGGCACCACGCCCTCGCCGGCACCCGTCAAGCGTTCCGCCGACAAGGCCGCGGCCAAGAAGCCCGGCGAGCTGTTCAACGACAACGTCAAGGCGCAGCTGAGCATGGTGTTCGGCAAAATGGCCCGTTCTGTCACGCTGCTGCTCGAACTCGACGACACGCCCCTGTCCCGCGAACTGGAAGGCTTCGTCGGCCAGATGGCCGCCCTGTCCGATGGCAAGATCGCGGTGCGTGTCTCCGACGTGGCCGGCGAGCTCGACGGCGACGGCCGGACCGTGTTCGATGCGTCCGTGCCACTGCCGCCCGCACGCCCCTGCGTGCGTGTGTGCGCCGCCGGAGAGGACGGCGAGCCGAAGCCGACCGGATTGGCCTTCCATGGCGTGCCCAGCGGCCACGAGTTCAACTCCTTCGTGTTGGGCATCTATAACGCCTCCGGCCTGGGCCAGCAGCTCGACGCCGATCTCGACGCCCGCATCGCCGGACTCGACAAGTCCGTCGACGTGACGCTGCTGGTTTCGCTGACCTGCACGATGTGCCCCGACACGGTGCTCGCCGCGCAGCGCATCGCCGCCGGCAACCCGCGGGTCACGGCGGAGGCTTACGACATCTCGCATTTCCCCGAACTCAAGGAGCATTACGGGGTGATGAGTGTGCCGTGCATCGTCATCGACCGCGAAGGCGAGCCGCAGCGCATCGAATTCGGCAAGAAAAGCGTCGCCCAGATGCTTGATCTGATCGGCGCCTGA
- the glyA gene encoding serine hydroxymethyltransferase, with product MAEPTLAQTPTDMFNAPIADADPEIAAILDAELHRQQDGLEMIASENFVPRAVLQCQGSVLTNKYAEGYPGRRYYGGCEQVDRIETIARERAKALFGAEYANVQPHSGAQANAAVYQALVKPGDTVLGLALDHGGHLTHGMKINFSGRFYHAEAYGVNPETFRIDPEIIRQRALETRPAMIIGGWSAYPRIEDFKAMKEIADEVGAKFWVDMAHFAGLVAAGLHPSPVPYADVVSSTAHKTFGGPRSGFILAKEEYGKKLNSAVFPGQQGGPLMHVIAGKAVSFKVAGTDEFKNRMARTLEGAKILAERLTADDVKANGISVLTGGTDVHLVMVDLRNSEMDGQQGENLLAQCGITINRNTVPFDPRPASVASGLRIGTSALATRGFGAKEYEEVADIIGTALAAGVLADVEALKARVDKLAEDFPLYPGLDQIH from the coding sequence ATGGCCGAACCCACCCTCGCGCAGACCCCGACCGATATGTTCAATGCGCCCATCGCCGACGCCGATCCCGAAATCGCCGCGATTCTCGACGCCGAACTGCACCGCCAGCAGGACGGTCTGGAGATGATCGCCTCGGAGAATTTCGTGCCGCGCGCCGTATTGCAATGCCAGGGATCCGTGCTCACCAACAAATACGCCGAAGGCTATCCGGGCCGCCGCTACTACGGCGGCTGCGAGCAAGTCGACAGAATCGAGACCATCGCGCGCGAACGCGCCAAAGCCCTGTTCGGCGCCGAATACGCCAACGTGCAGCCGCATTCGGGCGCGCAGGCCAACGCCGCCGTCTACCAGGCGCTCGTCAAACCCGGCGACACCGTGCTCGGACTGGCGCTCGACCACGGCGGCCACCTGACCCACGGTATGAAAATCAACTTCTCCGGCCGCTTCTACCACGCCGAAGCCTACGGAGTGAACCCCGAGACCTTCCGCATCGATCCGGAGATCATCCGCCAGCGCGCGCTCGAAACCCGCCCCGCCATGATCATCGGCGGATGGAGCGCCTACCCGCGCATCGAGGACTTCAAAGCCATGAAGGAGATCGCCGACGAGGTGGGCGCGAAGTTCTGGGTCGACATGGCCCATTTCGCCGGACTGGTCGCCGCCGGGCTGCACCCCAGCCCCGTGCCCTACGCGGACGTGGTCAGCTCCACCGCGCATAAGACCTTCGGCGGCCCGCGCTCCGGCTTCATCCTCGCCAAGGAGGAATACGGCAAGAAGCTCAACTCCGCCGTGTTCCCCGGCCAGCAGGGCGGCCCGCTCATGCATGTGATCGCCGGCAAGGCCGTCAGCTTCAAGGTGGCCGGCACCGACGAGTTCAAGAACCGCATGGCCCGCACCCTCGAAGGCGCGAAGATCCTCGCCGAACGCCTCACCGCCGACGATGTGAAGGCCAACGGCATCAGCGTGCTCACCGGCGGCACCGACGTGCATCTGGTGATGGTGGATCTGCGCAACTCCGAGATGGACGGCCAGCAGGGCGAGAACCTGCTCGCCCAGTGCGGCATCACTATCAACCGCAACACCGTGCCCTTCGATCCCCGCCCGGCCTCGGTCGCCTCCGGCCTGCGCATCGGCACCAGCGCGCTCGCCACCCGCGGCTTCGGAGCGAAGGAATACGAGGAGGTCGCCGACATCATCGGCACCGCGCTCGCCGCCGGCGTCTTGGCTGACGTGGAGGCGCTCAAAGCCCGCGTCGACAAGCTCGCCGAGGACTTCCCGCTGTATCCCGGGCTCGACCAGATCCACTGA
- a CDS encoding ABC transporter ATP-binding protein: MINKTFGNVPMALSVTGATKRYDSGFTLDDVTFDLPSGYIMGLIGPNGAGKSTLIKLILNMIRRDAGEIQVLGFDNLADEEGVKQQLGVVFDSSYFVETWNVNDVERVMAPMYPAWNKAVFASHLAQFKLDRRKKIKELSRGMQMKLMLAVALSHDAKLLILDEPTAGLDVLSRDELMDTLHAYIEDGEHAVLFSTHITTDLERAADFITYINGGRLYYTGPKDEFEDSFRLVKGGPDELAAVKDVAVGLRRYDTGFDALVRAEDVADLAGVTLAIEPATIDDIIRLTNAGTTSGVKEVL, encoded by the coding sequence ATGATCAACAAAACCTTCGGCAATGTCCCGATGGCGTTGTCCGTCACGGGCGCGACCAAACGCTACGACTCCGGCTTCACCCTTGACGATGTGACTTTCGACCTGCCGTCCGGCTATATCATGGGCCTTATCGGGCCCAACGGCGCGGGTAAGTCCACGCTCATCAAACTCATCCTCAACATGATCCGACGCGACGCCGGCGAAATTCAGGTCCTCGGTTTCGACAACCTCGCCGACGAAGAGGGCGTCAAACAGCAACTCGGCGTGGTATTTGACAGCTCGTATTTCGTCGAAACGTGGAATGTGAACGATGTCGAACGGGTGATGGCGCCCATGTACCCCGCATGGAACAAAGCCGTATTCGCCAGCCATCTTGCGCAATTCAAGCTCGACCGCAGGAAGAAGATCAAGGAACTCTCGCGCGGCATGCAGATGAAGCTCATGCTCGCGGTGGCCTTGAGCCATGACGCGAAACTGCTGATCCTCGACGAGCCGACCGCCGGCCTCGACGTGCTCTCCCGCGACGAGCTTATGGACACGCTGCACGCCTATATCGAGGATGGCGAGCACGCAGTGCTGTTCTCCACGCATATCACCACCGATCTGGAACGCGCCGCCGACTTCATCACCTACATCAACGGCGGACGCCTCTACTACACCGGTCCCAAAGACGAGTTCGAGGATTCCTTCCGCCTGGTCAAAGGCGGGCCCGACGAACTCGCGGCGGTGAAGGACGTCGCCGTGGGACTGCGGCGGTACGACACCGGCTTCGACGCTCTGGTGCGTGCGGAGGACGTCGCCGATCTCGCGGGCGTGACGCTCGCCATTGAACCTGCCACCATCGACGACATCATCCGCCTGACCAATGCCGGTACGACTTCCGGCGTGAAGGAGGTGCTGTGA
- the thrC gene encoding threonine synthase, with product MTTTFHSTRSTTDSLTSKQAIRKGIADDGGLFVSDSLGETKVRIDDLAGMGYQDIAARVLGALLPDFTEAELADCIAEAYGEQWSDERITPVKPLGEDFVMELFNGPTSAFKDVALQILPRFMARTTPAGGDADEKIMILTATSGDTGKAALAGFADAPGTAITVFYPEGKVSQVQELQMTTQLGGNVQVAAVRGNFDDAQSAVKSIFADRELAESLAQDSHVALSSANSINVGRLVPQVVYYFSAYAQLLEQQVINVGDEVEFVVPTGNFGDILAGYYAKLLGLPVKHLVVASDKNNVLFDFLTTGSYNRNRPFFQTISPSMDILISSNLERMLYYLSEKDARLIAMLMNDLKDYGCYEIPEELLARIRRVFGTGWADEDQVRESIADCWEKNKYVIDPHTACGYFVMRQMPRDPLTPRVLLATASPYKFPRVVNESLGLAADGTDFECMDVLAEATGTTAPAALRGLETADVRFDTVVDIDGMTDFVRQAADRL from the coding sequence GTGACCACCACGTTCCACAGCACCCGCAGCACCACCGATTCGCTCACCTCGAAGCAGGCGATCCGCAAGGGCATCGCCGACGACGGTGGCCTGTTCGTCTCCGACTCGCTGGGCGAGACCAAGGTGCGGATCGACGATCTGGCCGGCATGGGCTATCAGGACATCGCCGCCCGCGTGCTCGGCGCGCTGCTGCCAGACTTCACCGAGGCCGAACTGGCCGACTGCATTGCCGAGGCGTATGGCGAACAGTGGTCGGACGAGCGCATCACTCCGGTCAAGCCGCTGGGCGAGGATTTCGTGATGGAACTGTTCAACGGCCCGACCTCCGCATTCAAGGACGTGGCCCTGCAGATCCTCCCCCGCTTCATGGCGCGCACCACGCCGGCCGGGGGCGACGCGGACGAGAAGATCATGATCCTGACCGCCACCTCGGGCGACACGGGCAAGGCCGCGCTGGCCGGTTTCGCGGACGCGCCCGGCACCGCGATCACCGTCTTCTATCCGGAAGGCAAGGTGAGCCAGGTGCAGGAGCTGCAGATGACCACGCAGCTCGGCGGCAACGTGCAGGTGGCCGCCGTGCGCGGCAACTTCGATGACGCGCAGTCCGCCGTCAAGTCCATTTTCGCCGACCGCGAGCTGGCCGAATCGCTGGCCCAGGACTCGCATGTGGCGCTCTCCTCCGCGAATTCGATCAATGTGGGCCGCCTGGTGCCGCAGGTCGTCTATTACTTCTCCGCGTACGCGCAGCTGCTGGAACAGCAGGTCATCAATGTGGGCGACGAGGTGGAGTTCGTGGTGCCGACCGGCAACTTCGGCGACATCCTCGCCGGCTACTACGCGAAGCTGCTCGGCCTGCCGGTCAAGCACCTGGTGGTCGCCTCCGACAAGAACAACGTGCTGTTCGACTTCCTGACCACCGGCTCGTACAACCGCAACCGCCCGTTCTTCCAGACCATCTCCCCCTCGATGGACATCCTCATCTCCTCGAATCTGGAACGCATGCTCTACTACCTGTCCGAGAAGGACGCGCGTCTGATCGCCATGCTGATGAACGATCTGAAGGACTACGGCTGCTATGAGATCCCCGAGGAGCTGCTGGCGCGCATCCGCCGCGTCTTCGGCACCGGTTGGGCCGACGAGGATCAGGTGCGCGAATCCATCGCCGACTGCTGGGAGAAGAACAAGTATGTGATCGACCCGCACACCGCCTGCGGCTATTTCGTGATGCGGCAGATGCCGCGCGATCCGCTGACCCCGCGCGTGCTGTTGGCCACCGCCTCGCCGTACAAGTTCCCGCGCGTGGTGAATGAGTCGCTGGGCCTGGCCGCCGACGGCACCGACTTCGAGTGCATGGATGTGCTCGCCGAGGCGACCGGCACCACCGCCCCCGCCGCGCTGCGCGGGCTTGAGACGGCCGACGTGCGTTTCGACACGGTGGTCGATATCGACGGCATGACCGATTTCGTCAGGCAGGCCGCCGACCGTCTGTGA
- a CDS encoding GntR family transcriptional regulator, which yields MKLIISSVSGEPIYEQIKTQIREAVLSGELKAGEALPSLRKLAKELRVSVLTVTRAYNELADEGIVLNVQGKGSFVMDRGNEVMRQSLVTKAKESLGEAVTAAKAADLPLADLHDLLDDAYRRARD from the coding sequence GTGAAACTGATCATCTCATCCGTGTCCGGCGAACCCATCTACGAACAGATCAAAACGCAGATCCGCGAAGCCGTGCTCAGCGGCGAACTCAAAGCGGGGGAGGCACTGCCATCCCTGCGCAAACTCGCCAAAGAGCTGCGCGTCTCCGTGCTCACCGTCACCAGGGCGTACAACGAACTGGCCGACGAGGGCATCGTACTCAACGTGCAGGGCAAAGGCAGCTTCGTCATGGACCGCGGCAACGAGGTGATGAGGCAGAGCCTTGTCACCAAAGCCAAGGAAAGCCTGGGCGAGGCGGTCACCGCGGCCAAAGCCGCCGACCTGCCGCTGGCTGATCTGCACGACCTGCTCGACGATGCGTACCGCCGTGCGCGGGACTGA
- a CDS encoding ABC-2 transporter permease, with amino-acid sequence MTTNYSSARASTVRRPSGLRGVTLSVATDFRAISTGHMWSTMVVFAIPLLFVLFGLIRNSGAAIMLMTFFTMGYWLMSVAGMFSLNGTEKSSSLTAVMPVSRCNQVLGKYCSSLVLLVVAVAECVIEYVLSIVMFGLDASVGFSVLAVFIPLYVALALVEVPLMFSVDLTRGIQITAVLSAGLVWACVLVDRFLPGLVAWVAQSLEPLPLTGKMTLSIVALGALAAASFAVSLRQWTRREL; translated from the coding sequence ATGACAACGAATTATTCGTCGGCGCGAGCCTCGACGGTTCGCCGCCCCTCCGGACTGCGCGGAGTCACGCTGTCCGTCGCGACGGATTTCCGTGCGATCTCCACCGGGCATATGTGGTCGACGATGGTGGTGTTCGCGATCCCGCTGCTGTTCGTGCTGTTTGGTCTGATTCGCAATTCAGGCGCGGCCATTATGTTGATGACCTTCTTCACGATGGGATACTGGCTGATGTCCGTTGCCGGGATGTTCTCATTGAACGGCACGGAGAAATCATCCTCTTTGACGGCGGTCATGCCGGTGTCCCGGTGCAACCAGGTGCTCGGCAAATACTGCTCTTCGCTGGTGCTGCTCGTCGTGGCCGTGGCCGAATGCGTGATCGAGTACGTGTTGTCGATTGTGATGTTCGGTCTGGACGCCAGTGTGGGCTTCTCCGTCCTCGCGGTGTTCATCCCGCTATACGTGGCGTTGGCGTTGGTTGAGGTGCCGCTGATGTTCAGCGTCGACCTCACCCGCGGCATCCAGATCACCGCGGTGTTGTCCGCGGGACTGGTATGGGCGTGCGTTCTGGTCGACCGGTTCCTTCCCGGACTGGTGGCATGGGTTGCTCAATCGCTGGAGCCTCTGCCGTTGACGGGGAAGATGACGTTGTCCATCGTCGCGCTTGGCGCGCTTGCCGCGGCGTCCTTCGCCGTCTCGCTACGACAATGGACCCGTCGCGAACTGTAG
- the nadD gene encoding nicotinate-nucleotide adenylyltransferase → MSDLSADGDGAVVVAPGIGRRSARGNWHARPRIGIMGGTFDPIHNGHLVAASEVSWVYDLDEVIFVPTGRPVFKLDKNVTNAEDRYLMTVIATASNPKFTVSRVDIDRPGVTYTIDTLRDIRAQHPDAELFFITGADAVAEIMQWKDAGQMWDLAHFVAVTRPGYSTPDGVHLPEGKVDTLEIPALAISSTDVRLRAEHDEPVWYLVPDGVVQYIGKHGLYHRV, encoded by the coding sequence ATGTCGGACCTATCCGCGGACGGGGACGGTGCCGTGGTGGTCGCCCCCGGCATCGGACGTCGCTCCGCGCGCGGCAACTGGCACGCTCGTCCGCGCATCGGCATTATGGGCGGCACCTTCGACCCGATCCACAACGGCCATTTGGTCGCGGCCTCCGAAGTCTCCTGGGTGTACGACCTCGACGAGGTGATCTTCGTGCCGACGGGCCGGCCGGTGTTCAAACTCGACAAAAACGTCACCAACGCCGAGGACCGGTATCTGATGACCGTGATCGCCACGGCCTCCAATCCGAAGTTCACGGTCAGCCGCGTGGATATCGACCGCCCAGGCGTGACCTACACCATCGACACGCTGCGCGACATCCGCGCCCAGCATCCCGACGCGGAACTGTTCTTCATCACCGGCGCGGACGCCGTCGCCGAGATCATGCAGTGGAAGGACGCCGGACAGATGTGGGATCTGGCGCATTTCGTCGCCGTCACCCGCCCCGGCTACTCCACGCCCGACGGCGTGCATCTGCCCGAAGGCAAAGTCGACACCCTGGAGATCCCCGCGCTGGCGATCTCGTCGACCGACGTGCGTCTGCGCGCCGAGCACGACGAACCGGTGTGGTATCTCGTGCCCGACGGCGTGGTGCAGTACATCGGCAAACACGGACTCTACCACCGCGTCTGA
- a CDS encoding phosphoribosylglycinamide synthetase, which yields MTDGVTMEGMPMQVAVDDQKLGLGIAAERLSIVRYVFLVQIEDGIASAAQRASLEYADAVLIGWPEADSTEVVELSADQLDTVREQMTAMEEYIRRFSAMESKGDIDGMTDTLIRVTERVAEVRRLYQPGFPLPTFAEIRRVVQDEWDEDMDKIDPDQREVTAEEISQEAREQSTEERP from the coding sequence ATGACGGATGGCGTCACCATGGAAGGCATGCCGATGCAGGTCGCGGTGGACGATCAGAAACTGGGATTGGGAATCGCCGCCGAACGCCTCAGCATCGTGCGGTACGTGTTCCTCGTGCAGATCGAGGATGGCATCGCCTCCGCGGCGCAACGCGCGTCGTTGGAATACGCCGACGCCGTGCTGATCGGCTGGCCCGAGGCGGATTCCACGGAGGTGGTGGAGCTCAGCGCCGACCAGCTCGACACCGTGCGCGAGCAGATGACCGCGATGGAGGAGTACATCCGTCGTTTCTCGGCGATGGAAAGCAAAGGCGACATCGACGGCATGACCGACACCCTGATCCGCGTCACCGAACGCGTGGCCGAGGTGCGCCGCCTCTACCAGCCCGGCTTCCCACTGCCCACCTTCGCGGAGATCCGCCGCGTCGTGCAGGACGAATGGGATGAGGACATGGACAAGATCGACCCGGACCAACGGGAGGTCACCGCCGAGGAGATCAGCCAGGAGGCCCGGGAGCAGTCCACGGAGGAGCGGCCGTGA